DNA from Papio anubis isolate 15944 chromosome 1, Panubis1.0, whole genome shotgun sequence:
caCAACTCAGGGCCCATACCCCTTGGTTTTCCCCCTCCTACTTCTTGCCTTTGACTCTCCATCCCTCTTCTTCCATGCCTCATCTTCACCCTCAGCCCTCCCATGCCTAATTATTGGCACTTGCCTAGCCTGAATGGGCCTTACTCCACCatacctctgggcctttgcacatgctgttccctctgctggaGATGACCTCACCCTCTGGCTGCTTCATCAAGcagatttttatttcacagaCTCCAAGAAATCCCCCAGACTTGGCTCCCAGACTGACCTTGCCCCTAAGTGTTGTCATTGTTTACTGTTCTGCCTCCTAGACAGGACCAGCCTACAGGAGACATCAGTAGATGTGTGTGAAATTAATAAATGACTTAGTTCTTTTACGAGTACAATCCTCAGCATGTATGGAGCTACCCCTGAGCCCTATGTGCACCAGGCCCTTCCTGGTCCTGACTCTGGGTCAATATGACGCTTTCCCAGGCTGCTccttcaaataaagaaatatgacCCGGGGAACACATGAGActttgagttcaaatcctggctctaccatcCGCCTGTATGACATTGAGCCAGTGTTGTAGCCTCTCAGAGtcttgtttcctcttttgtaaaatggggataatcacaCATCTGTGCTGCCTTGTGGTGAAGATCAAGTTAGACGATGCATGCGAAATACCCAGCATTAGTCAATTAGGTGTCCTCCTCCCCCACCATGAACTTGGAAATAAAATTGCCCTCTGAGTCTTAAACCAGTAAAATCCACGCATCACGGAGGAGAAGAGCCAGGTGGGGGAGTGAATGAGGCGAGAGATGGTTTTGTAAACGACTGAAGAGTTGTGTGAACGGTGCAAACCGCAATCAAGGTGacccgcctgtaatctcagggaGGCAGGGCGAGGATGTGATTGAAATTGAGAAAGCAGAAGCCTAATCAATTGCATTGTGCTCTATCTGAAGGGAACAGAAGGCAGCACAGAAAATGGGGTGCAAGGGAGAATTCATCTAACTGTTTCAGAGGGAGAGACAAGGAAGGTACCAGTAGACACAGGGATTCCAGGCTCAGGAGGCCCTGGTCTCTACTGAGGAGCAGTGAGGGGCCTGGTGAACTCCGGGTGGTTCACTGCCCTGCTGGGCTTTCGTTGAAACCAAACAGGCATCCCAGTACCAGACAGAGCCCTGTAGGGCGGACAAGAATATTCTGGTCCCTGAAAAATGCTATGGAGACTGAGAGCACTGATTTTGGAGTCAGAAGACTTGGTGTAAGCCCCTGCTCTGCCACTTCTGTCCTGCTGATTCActtcactgtgcctcagtttcctcattagcaACATGAAGATATACAACAAACTCCTCCTCACAGGGATCTGCGAGGATAAAATGGCAGCATGCATGCACTTAGCAggatgcctggcacagagtcaaCAATTTGCAAATGGTAGTGACAAAGAGAATTAACATGTATTGATCATTTGATTACtatttcagagatgaggaaatcGAGGCTTGGAGAGGTGAAAAATTTACActaaatcacacagctagtgagtggtggAGGCAGGATTCACACCAGGCACTACAGCTCCAGTGCCATGCTCTTCTCTGCTTATTTCATGGCAGGTAGAATCACTGGCCTCTGGCTTATACATCAGGCTCTTGTGAGTTTGGTCAACCAGAAACTGTATCCCTTGGGAAGCCTTGGCCCCTGAGACTTTTTCTGTAGAGCTAAGGCTCCCACCCCATGACAACCCCTCTGAGCAGCCGTTTGGCTTCTCTCCATCTTATTGCTCTCATTCAACAACCCCCAGCACAGGGCAGGACACAGGGAATTCTCAGTCTGCATTGATCGccttatctttctttcctttaggtCACCCAGCATAGGAGGATTTCCAGGGAATCTTTCCACCAATAACTAGAAGAGGAAagatcatacacacacacacacacacacacacacacacacaccacaccacatttGCCTCTTCCCAAAGCCTAGAGGCAATGAAGTCTAGTGAAAAGACCATGAGCTTTGGTGTAAgatctaggttcaaatcctagctctgtgaCATACAGCTGCATGCCCTTGGTACATCATGTaacccctgagcctcagttttctcacctacaaATGGGACTAATCACAGAACCAGGCTCAGGACtggattaaaatgaaaagatggcTGTAAATACATCTGACATTCAGAGGACACTTAATaaatgagttattattattacaattttccTCCTCTGCTTGACTATGAACTCCTCCTCCAGGGCAGGGACAGGTCTTATTCATGTTTGTGTTCCCAGGGTCCTCCTTAGCAAAGACTCAATGCTTTGCAGAGTCAATGCTCAGTAATGATTTGCCAATTGCAGCAGTGATTCCCAGCTTCCACACTCCTTCCCTGTCCTTTCCCTTAGTCAGTCAGATGGTCAACAAAAATTTACTGACGGGAGAGGTGGGAATCTTTATTCCCTGCTCCCCTTGTTTCCACACGGAGGCATGTCAGCTTCCCGAGTTTCTCTAAGAGGAATGAGGGAGTGTGAAGATTCATCGTGGCACAGGTGCACTGCAGGTTGTTCAGCATCCCTGATCCCTACCTGTAGGAGCCAAACAAACCAAACTGCCTCTAAACCTCTCCAAAAGCTCCCTTGGGGGCAAAACTCCCCTAGTGAGATACAGTGAGTTAGACTAACCCTCaggcctctcctctctcctcccctctcttctgtcctcttttggagaatctgacaGCTCCAGAAGTTCCGCTGTGGTCTTCCTCCTTGCCGTGGCAAAGGAGGCCTAAGGTTGTCCCACTGCGCCTGTGATGAATGCCAAATCCGATGAACTCAGATAAAGAATTAGCAAACCTATTGTACACAGATTGAAGGCCACATCAGTAACGAAggggacattttattttatttttatttatttatttatttatttttgagacagagtctcgctctgtcgcccaggctggagtgcagtggccggatctcagctcactgcaagctccgcctcccgggtttacgccattctcctgcctcagcctcccgagcagctgggactacaggcgcccgccacctcgcccggctagttttttgtattttttagtagaggcggggtttcaccgtgttagccaggatggtctcgatctcctgacctcgtgatccgcccgtctcggcctcccaaagtgctgggattacaggcttgggccaccgcacccggccgacattttaattttaatgtatcttcagttgcttgcctttttttttttttttttgagacagagtcttgctctgttgcccaggcggagtgcagtggcgcaatcttggctcactgcaagctctacctcccaggttcatgccattcttctgcctcagtctcccgagcagctgggactacaggtgcccgccaccacacccgtctatttttttttttttgtatttttagtagagacggggtttcaccgtgttagccaggatggtctcgatcgcctgaccttgtgatctgcctgcctcggcctcccaaagtgctgggattacagacttgagccaccgcgcctggccagttgcTTGTCTTCTAAACTCACAAGCAGATGGGCAGTGGGACTCTGGGTGTTCTAAAACTCCACACCTTGGATGCCCCATGCTTGATAGGCATTAGGGCCCTCTCTCAGCTTCCCCTACTGCTGCCTGTGGCCAAATCTGTCCGTTCACCTCCCATTGACCATCCTCCCTCCCAAAGGAAAGTTCAAGAGTATTTCATGGCTTGAGGATTCATATtgtcattttacttatttatagaaTCAGTAAACCAACGCATACACACTATTCAGAGAGGTGGGAAGCGTTCCACAACCTTCTCCCTCAAACCTGGGCCCAGACCCCAGTCCTGGAGCACTGCATCCACCCAGTAGGAAAGGGGTCCAACCAAGACTTTTCTTGACTTTGTAACTTACAGACACAAGAGAATTGAGGGTAGAAGGGAAATTCTTGGCACCTGGACTGGAGTGGGATAAAAGGAGAGTAGGAAAGCAGTGATAGGAGAGAAGTGAGGGAGGTACATACAGTTTTATAAATAACTAGACAAGGTCTGAGCACTTTGGGTGGGGTGGAGTGAGAAAGGCTACAGGCATGTAGGGGCCTAagtgggaaaggaagaaatagtgCTTGGGGCCAGAGCGGATGAGGGATCAGCTCTGGGCCTCCTTTTgccccatctgtaaagtgagtgAGTTGCCCTAGGTAGTGTCAGAGCAGCCCGCTTCCTCGGAGATGCTTGGACTCTATGGGCTTCTAAGCCAGCCTGGGGACTTTGGAAAAAGAGCTCTGGGGATTGGCAAGGACTGGTGGTCACCGCCAGAGAGGTGGTTGATGCCCAGACAGGCTATGTCTGATCCCCCGGCTGGTACTGTGGTTCGGTGGAGGTGAAGTAGTCCTCCAGGAAAGACTGCAGGTACTCGAAGGTGGGCCTCTCCTCCGGGTCCAGACGCCAGGTCTGTTCCATGGCCTCATACAGGGACGCTGGGCAGCCTGGAGGGCATGGCATGTGGTAGCCCTGCTCCACCTGTTCCAACACTTCCCGTTTACTCATGCCTGAAGGATGGGGCTCTGTTAGTCAAAGGGACAGCCAGGAAGAAGCCCTTCCCTGTgaccatcccccaccccagccctaccCCTGGTAGGGCAAACCTGGGTAGGGGACTCGGCCCTTGGTGATGAGTTCAGTGAGCAGGATCCCAAAGGACCACACATCTGACTTGATGGTGAATCTGCCAAAGAGGGCAGCTTCTGGGGCTGTCCACCTGATGGGGAACTTGGACCCTGGAGAGGATGGGGGAGCAGGGAAAGTTAGTGAGGGGGTCCCTGGAAACAGCTGGATTAAGAGAATGGGgtctgagcacagtggctcacatctgtaatcctagcactttgggagggcaaggcaggcggataacttgaggtcaggagtttgagaccagcctggccaagatggcgaaaccccgtctctactaaaaatacaaaaagtagccgggcatggtggcaggtgcctgtaatcccagctactagggaggctgcagcaggagaaccgcctcaacccaggaggtggaggttgcaataacctgagatcgcaccgctgcactccagcctgggtgacagtgagactctgtctcaaaaaaaaaagagagagagagaatggggactTTAGGGATGAGGATCTTGGGGATCCTCAGCACAAGGGTCTCTGGGCATAGTAGAAAGGACTTGGTATCTAGTCGACACCTACTATGTGTCTAGTATAGTGATGGGCACTTTCCAAACATTGCAATAATTCTCATCCTAATAACAGCCAATACTTGGCTAGCCTttcctgtgtgccagacactgttttaagtGATATGcatgcattaactcatttgaCCCTCACAAAACCTCCATGAGATAGAgactcattttacaggtgagggaaAGGAGGCACTGATtagttaggtaacttgcccagaTCACAGGGTTAATACCTGGCTAGGATCCACACTCAGGCATTCCGGCTACAGAATTCCCACTGTTGAACGTCATTGTCTTTCATTTAAGAATTATAGCTGTGCCTGTCACATAGCAGGTGCCTGGTAAACATCTGCTGATTTGCTGTTATCTGAATATTTtcactttacagaagagaaaaggcAGCTTCCGGAGgtcaggtgacttgcccaaggccacatggctGGTAAGTGGCTGACCTGGGATTTGAGCCCAGAATTGCCTCTCATACTACATCAGGATGGGGGTGACTCGGGTGACCTGGGGTGAAGAAGGGTTCCTGAGTGTGTGGGGCCCCATGGAAGTCCCTTGTTGCATGGGGAGCTCTTGGAAGGTGGGGTGAGGCAGGGCACCTTGGCAGGGGTTGTACTCATCGTCCTTGATGAGACGGGCCAAGCCGAAGTCTGCGATCTTGCACACCAGCCGCTCCCCGACCAGGATGTTGGCTGCCCTCAGGTCGCGGTGAATGTAGTTCATTCGTTCCATGTAGGCCATGCCCTCAGCTACCTGGGGGGCCAAAGTGTGGAGAGATGGGAGCTCATGTGGACTCACAGCACCGTGGCCTGTGTGAGGGGTGAGGGACCATTTGAAAAACCCACTTTCCAgagggggagactgaggcccagaaagagaGGCAGTACCTCTCAGGCACAGCTGGAGGCACAGCTGATGCAGTGGGCGGGGCCGCCCTCCCAGGCGTTTGAAGGGACAGAGAATTTGGGAACAGTTAATAGGTAGGAGGTCCGGGAGGTAAAGGCTGCTGGCCCAGTTACCTGGGCTGCCATGTCCACCAACTGGGGCAGCCTCAAATCCTGGCCCTCCGGGTTCTTGAGGAAATCCAGCAAGCTGCCTGGGAAGAGGAAGCCAGAACGTCAGCCCtagccctggccccagcccctccccctcTCGCTTGGCCCCGCCCCTCCATCCCCGCCCACCTGGACCCGCCCCTCACTTAGGACCCCGCGGGTACCTCAACCCCTCACTTGTCTCGCGCTGGCCTTGCTGCCAGACACGGACTCTGCCCACATCTCATTTCTTCTGTTCCTTGGTGCCCCGGACACGACCCACTCAGACTCCGCCCCAGACCCTCCCTCATTCCCGATTCTGCCTTCGTTAGCCCAAACCCCACACCCCCAACACCAGAGGCGCCGCCCCCAGCCCCAGATCCGTAGTGGTCTCACTCGGCCCGGCTCCCACCCCAGCGCTCCAGTCGTTTTACACACCTGGTCCTTTAGTGGGACTCTACCCATTGTCCCTCATCCCTCACAGATCGCGTCCCAGGTCCCACGCCTGAAAACTCCCCTCTTAACTTCATCCTGAATCCCGCCCGACCAGGCTCCGCCTCCTAACCGTGACACATGAACTCGGTCACGATGTAGATGGGCTCCTCCGACACGACGGCGTACAGCTGCACCAGCTTGTCGTGCCGCAGCAGCTTCATGACCTGCGCCTCCGCCAGGAAGGCCTTCGGGGACATGGTGCCTGGCTTCAGCGTCTTCACCGCCACCTTAGTGCTGCCGTTCCACGTGCCTGCTCAGAGGCTGTCTTGTCAGGACCCTCTCCCCCGATCCCAGGCCCTCGCCCCGGCCCCCGGGAGCTCCGTACCCAGCCACACATCCCCAAAGCAGCCGGTGCCCAGCCGGCGCTCCAGCGTGATGGAGCTGCGGCTGATCTCCCAGGCGTCCTTGGCCAGGCCCAGCGTCTGCGGCTTCATGATGGTGCAGGGTGCGGTGAGCAGGTTGCACAGCCCGTCATTCACCTCTAGGGGAGGGGTCATGGGGTAGTCACAGGAGGGCCAGGAAACCCCCCTCCACTCCTTATCCTATACCAGCCTGGTGCCAGACCCTAAGATCAATTATAAGGAACTAGGCCCCAAATGAGGTTACAGGCCAGGAAGAAAGGCAACTCGACCCACTGAATAGGGGAACATGTTGGTGCCCAAGGAAGGGAGTGGCACCCAGAGGGAGAGATGATCCCTGTAAGCCTTTTGTAAGGCCTGGGGGCCTTCCCATAGGAGGTAGCCTCCAGCTGGGCCTTGAAGGATAAGGTGGGATTCTCACAGGTGGAAATGGGGTTGGGGATTCCAGGCAAAGGTGTGGACATGAGGCCCATGGTCTTCCAGGGACTTCATCCTTGGCATAACCAATCAAGGCAGAAACGTGGGCATTGACTTCTGCCTTGCCTTCACCCCCACAGCCAATTCTCCACCAAGTCAGGCCTATTCTGCCTCCTACCCAGCTTCAAAATCATCTGCTTCGTCTTTACTCCACTGCCACCAATTTAGTCTCCACCACCTCTCACCTGGACAACGGCCCCTGCCTTCTGATGGACCCCTCATTCTGCCTTGTCCCCTGGCATCCAAGCTCCACCAGCAGCCAGAGTTTCTCACAAAAGTGAGACCAGCCTCTGTCACCCCCTGCTCAGGGCCCTGTGATGATGGCTCCCTGTCTGCCCACAGGGCAGTCCTGGTGCCTTGGTGGGGCATTCAGGTGGCACAAACATTCCATCAAGTTTCCACAAATTGAGGCCTTGAGGCAAGAAACTGACCAATGCCTTGCTCAGTTATTAGGAGGTGCTGCTTGGTGATGGACTGCTTTCCTCCAGAAGCTCACAAAAGCTCCTGGCCTAGGAGACCACTCCTTGGGTTCTGGTTTTGGTCTGGCCGATACTGCTTGGTAGacccttcccttctctgggcctcagtctccccatctggaCAATGCTTCAGTGGGTTGGTTCAGGGATCTGAGGCCCCTGCCCTCACCCATGTAGTGCTGCACCAGCTCCTGCACCGAGTTGAACTGAACCCGCGTGGTGATGTAGTAGCCACCCATGTCCAGCTTGCGAATCTTGTAATGCTTCACATGATCGCCTCTGGTCTGATCCCAGTCCCGGATGGACAGGGAGTAGGCACCTGTGGAGAAGGATCACTTTGGATCTGCTGTTCTCCTCTCCCCTAGtctgggagctgggagaggccCGACAGCAGCATCCCTAGGACCTGGTCCCAGTCTTGGCCTTGACCCAAGCACCCTACCGCTCCTAGCCCTACCCCAATGGTTGGGCCTCCCAGTCACCTTGGCGCATGGCATCACCCCTACCTTTGGTGGTCTCGCTTTCCCGAATGAGAAAGGCCCCCTGGGGGTTGCCTGGTGAGAGCAGCTGCCTCTCTGCATCCTTTCTCCCAATCTTTCCAAAGTACCACCTGTTGGGAAAGGCAGGCAAGAGTCAGGTGTGCTCTGCTCAaacctcacctcagcctcctgcgcaGTCACTTCACAAGTCAATACTCCATTTTCCCCATGTGTACAATGGGGCTGGTACACCTGCTTCACAGCCTGGCTGGGAGGATCACAGAGAAGGGGAATgtaaaatgcctggcacacagtaggtgcccagCAAAGGTTAGCATCTCTTCTCGTTAGGTTTCTCTTGAATTAAAATTGCTTCAATCCCAATCATCAGGGTGCCATGGACCCTCAGTTCATCTCACTCTAGCCCCTCTGtgcactcattttacagatgaggaagttgaggctcagagagggaaagtgaccTGTCCACAGGCTGGCTAATGAGATCTACCTAAAATCCTCTGCCCCTCACCCTAGTTCTTTTTTCACCACTCCAGTAATCAGATCACTCAGATCCTTCTCCCACCCCCACTTCCAAATCCTTTCCTCCTTTGGCCTCCAGAGCAACACGGtctcctgcttctcttctctctggctgctcccgCCCCAGCTCCTGCTCTTCTTGCACTCTCTTAGACTTGGATGTTTTCCTAAGTCTAAACTTCAACCTCAGGCCTCAATCACTCCTCTCCCTTGGGGATTCTTTCCGGGATTGAACTGTAGCCCTAAACCAACTGTGCAGGTACAATGGGGGAGCTGACATGACCACAGGTGCCATAGAAGACTCAGATGATCATGAAACTGGTCTGTGGCCATCTTGGGTTGAATTAAAGGAACCTCGTGTTTTCAAACCAAGGGTGGTGGAAGTCTTAGTGGACCCTGGGAAAGTCAGTCCGCCCCTGGGTACTAGGCACAGTTCAGGAAACAGGAGAAAGCACTGGCAAGTGGTGTGTCCAAGAGGGCAGGCGGGAGGGGAACGGAGGAAGTGTTGAAGGACTGTATAGACAGGACACATTGTCAAGTTTTTTCAAagccctcccccctcccacaCGCATGACATTAGCTACTTCCTTAATAATCAGTATAATAATAACAGCACGTATTTCATGCTAGGGTCTGCCttaatacatgtatgtatttacttAATTCTCCTAACAACGTTGTGAGATAGCTAACATTGTTCACCCCCATTAGACAGTCAGGACTGCAGTTGATAGAACAGGAACCCAGGCTGTCTGCTTTAGGGCCTGTGCTCCTAACCACACTACCCGTAACCACAACACTGCACTGAGCACCTCTCAGCGCTTGGTGACACTGGCTCCAAGATGTGGACACAAGCATGAAGCTCCCCACAAACCTCCTGTCCTCTGCATCATTGTCCCTCCTCTCCTTCATGCCTCCTATCACCTCCCCAGACTTGGGCCTCACTGCACTTGACCTCTGAACCTCGCCCACCCACTCCTGTTCAGCGATGCCCACCCGCTCCTGCTCAGTCATACCCACTTCCTGCCAGCAGCCTCCACCTGCATGCAGCCTCTCCATTCCAACAACCTCCAAACATGCCCACATTTCTCCCTTCCCCAAAGGAAACTATTCTAAGTTCCATCTTGCCATCAACATTCTGCTGTATCTTCTCGCCTTCCCTTTACTTGAAAAAGTGCTTCGCACTTGGGTCTCCACTTCCTCAcctcccactgcctcccaggttctgctgtctggcctccgcctcccaccCTCGCACAGAGAAATCTCTCACCAAGGTCACCCCCACTGCCAAATCCAGTGGCAGCCTCTGACACGCCCTCTCTAGTTTCCTGAAGCTTCTGCGCTCTCTTGGTTGTTCTGACTTGGCCTGGTCTGGATTTCCTCACTTCTCCAGTGGCTCCTTCTCCTTCGAGGGCAGCTTTCCCCAAAGTGGGGTCCTAGAGCCAGTCTTTTTCACTCTCTGCTCTCTTCCTTAACCCTctatatagctttttaaaaaatttttaattaattaatattttttttgagactgaatctcgctgtgttacccaggatggagtgcagtggttccatctcggctcactgcaacctccacctcccaggttcaagtgattctcttgcctcagccttctgagtagctgggactacagttgcctgccactacacccagctaatttttgtatttttagtagaaataaggtttcaccacgttggccaggctggtcttgaactcctaacctcaggtgacccacccacttcagcctcccaaagtgatgggattgcatGCATGCGTCACTGCCCCCGGCCCCCTCCTATATAGCGTTAATGATCATCTTTACTCTCATGAGTTCCACATTTCTGCCCTAGCCCACTGTGCCCTCTGCAAGGACCATAGCAAACAAACTGAGCAGTCTTAGTGCCAATTAGGAAAAAATGCCCCTTCCTCTGGGCTGATTCAGGGGCATGGATCAGCATGGGCTGGTTGCCTGCCATACAAAGCACAACCTAATCGAATTGCTGGCAGCCTCCTCCACATGGATGTTCCTCTCCACAAACCACAATCCAACAAGTACCCCCTAGAACTCATGAACCTATACCTGCTCCTGTGTTCCCTGCCTTAGCAAATGGTGCCATCATCCACCCAGCTCCTTAAGAAGACTTTGAGTCACCCTTGATTCCTCCCACTCCCCATAACCCAAATCAATCACAGAGTCCTGGATTCTCACTTTGCAGTCTCTTCAATCCCTTCTTTTCTCATATATGTATGACATTTGTGAGGAtagctttttaaaagctttatgagcctcagtttcctcatctgtaaaatggggacaataataataacaaggggctggacatggtggctcacacctgtaatcgcagcacttcgggagtctgaggcaggaagatcacttgaggtcaggagtttgagaccagcctggccaacatggtgaaaccccatctctactaaaattaacaaaaattagccaggtgtggtggcgtgcacctgtagtcccaggtacttggaaggctgaggcaggagaattgcttgaactcaggaggtgaaagttgcagtgagccaagattgagccactgccctccagcctgggcaacagagcaagactctgtctaaaataataatatcaaggccaggcatggtgacttatgcctgaaatcccagcactttgggaggccacggtgagaggattgcttgagctcagaagtttgagatcagcctgagcgacacagcaagattctgcttctataaaaaaaatatatatataaaaattagccaggcatggtggcacacactcgTAGtatcaactactcaggaggctgaggtgggaggatcacttgagctcaggagtttgaggctgaagtgacctaaaatcatgtcactgtaccccagcctgggcaacagagcacgcccttgtctcttaaaaaactaataatatcAACAGTGTtattgtgagagttaaatgaaCCAAGGTGGTAAATACTTGCTGTAGTATACTTGCTCAAGTATATAAAGGCATTCAATGAATGGTAAATTCCTGCCTCTTGGGCCAGgcctcagtggctcatgcccgtaatccctgaactttgggaggccaagatgggcggatcgcttgagctcgggagttcaagaccagcctgggcaacattgcaaaacactatctctactaaaaatacaaaaattacctgggcgtggtgaaAGAATCatctgagccagggaggtcaaagctgcagtgagctgtgattgtgtcactacactctactctagcctgggcgacagagtaaaaaaaaaaaaaaaagaaaagaaaaaaaaagaaaaattcttgtcTCCTTAATAGAATTAATTCCTAGTAATGCTCCCTTGCACTTGTTTAGcactttacaattttttaaagctcacACACTGTTGTTTTTACTGGGAGGCAATATGTATAATGCTGAGCAAATGCAGCTTAACTATCTGGGTTCATACATCAGCTCTACCACTCACTAGCCGTGTGAACTCGCACAGGATATTtactttctctgtgcctcaacttcctcatttgtaaaatagggtaATAGTAGTTTCTAACCCTATTAATACACAGACAGTACTTTCAATAGTGCCCAGAACATAGTACATGCTCTGTAAGTATTAtctactactattattatcagTATAATCTTCTTTTATTCTCACAATGACCTTACAAAATTATTAGATAAGGAGACAGGCTCAGACTGGAGCAATGACTTGTCCAAGAGGTGGCCTTGGAGTCTGGACTCCAGGGTCCTGTCCATAGGGCTGGCCTTGCCGCAATCCTCACTTACTCTTCAGCCTGGATGGAGTCCACAGGGGCCACATAGTTGCTGGGAATGTAGCCAGTTTGTCCCGAGCTGAGAGACCGAGCCTCCCACCAGTCACCTTCACTGTAGGCACAGAACAGGGCATGGTCAGCAGCACCCCCAGCCCCCAAGGCACCCTGGGGCCAGGCGGAGCCACACAGGACTGCAGAGATGAATCCTGCCAACCCCCCATCTTGgacaccccaccaccaccaggtCTTTTGTCTGCTCTGCCCCAGCCACTGCAGCTTCCCTGGGAGGGCTTGTCCCCGCAGAAGGAATAAGCTCGGGGGCACTTGGGGCTCTTAGCTTCTTCCATGGGCTCCTcagctgggctgagctggggaTTGGGAATACAGTGGACAGCTGACTAGGTCACTTCCCCACAGAAAATGGCTACCGATTTCCTTCTGGATAAAATCTAGCCTTCTCAACGTGGCTTAAAAAGCCtggcagaggccaggtgtggtggctcatgcctgtaattccagcactttgggaggccgaggcaggtggatctcctgaggtcaggagttcgagaccagcctggccaacatcgtgaaaccccatctttactaaaaatacaaaaaattagccaggtgtaacggctcctgcttgtagtcccaggatcacttgaacccaggaggcgggggtt
Protein-coding regions in this window:
- the FGR gene encoding tyrosine-protein kinase Fgr isoform X1; this translates as MGCVFCKKLEPAATAKEDAGLEGDFRSYGAADHYGPDPTKAQPASSFVHIPNYSNFSSQAINPGFLDSGTIRGVSGIGVTLFIALYDYEARTEDDLTFTKGEKFHILNNTEGDWWEARSLSSGQTGYIPSNYVAPVDSIQAEEWYFGKIGRKDAERQLLSPGNPQGAFLIRESETTKGAYSLSIRDWDQTRGDHVKHYKIRKLDMGGYYITTRVQFNSVQELVQHYMEVNDGLCNLLTAPCTIMKPQTLGLAKDAWEISRSSITLERRLGTGCFGDVWLGTWNGSTKVAVKTLKPGTMSPKAFLAEAQVMKLLRHDKLVQLYAVVSEEPIYIVTEFMCHGSLLDFLKNPEGQDLRLPQLVDMAAQVAEGMAYMERMNYIHRDLRAANILVGERLVCKIADFGLARLIKDDEYNPCQGSKFPIRWTAPEAALFGRFTIKSDVWSFGILLTELITKGRVPYPGMSKREVLEQVEQGYHMPCPPGCPASLYEAMEQTWRLDPEERPTFEYLQSFLEDYFTSTEPQYQPGDQT
- the FGR gene encoding tyrosine-protein kinase Fgr isoform X2; protein product: MGCVFCKKLEPAATAKEDAGLEGDFRSYGAADHYGPDPTKAQPASSFVHIPNYSNFSSQAINPGFLDSGTIRGVSGIGVTLFIALYDYEARTEDDLTFTKGEKFHILNNTWYFGKIGRKDAERQLLSPGNPQGAFLIRESETTKGAYSLSIRDWDQTRGDHVKHYKIRKLDMGGYYITTRVQFNSVQELVQHYMEVNDGLCNLLTAPCTIMKPQTLGLAKDAWEISRSSITLERRLGTGCFGDVWLGTWNGSTKVAVKTLKPGTMSPKAFLAEAQVMKLLRHDKLVQLYAVVSEEPIYIVTEFMCHGSLLDFLKNPEGQDLRLPQLVDMAAQVAEGMAYMERMNYIHRDLRAANILVGERLVCKIADFGLARLIKDDEYNPCQGSKFPIRWTAPEAALFGRFTIKSDVWSFGILLTELITKGRVPYPGMSKREVLEQVEQGYHMPCPPGCPASLYEAMEQTWRLDPEERPTFEYLQSFLEDYFTSTEPQYQPGDQT
- the FGR gene encoding tyrosine-protein kinase Fgr isoform X3, producing MGGYYITTRVQFNSVQELVQHYMEVNDGLCNLLTAPCTIMKPQTLGLAKDAWEISRSSITLERRLGTGCFGDVWLGTWNGSTKVAVKTLKPGTMSPKAFLAEAQVMKLLRHDKLVQLYAVVSEEPIYIVTEFMCHGSLLDFLKNPEGQDLRLPQLVDMAAQVAEGMAYMERMNYIHRDLRAANILVGERLVCKIADFGLARLIKDDEYNPCQGSKFPIRWTAPEAALFGRFTIKSDVWSFGILLTELITKGRVPYPGMSKREVLEQVEQGYHMPCPPGCPASLYEAMEQTWRLDPEERPTFEYLQSFLEDYFTSTEPQYQPGDQT